The Deinococcus aerophilus genomic sequence GTCAGGTCGGTGCCGTACTTGTTCAGCGCGTCAAACTGGCCTTCACTGGATTTGTTGGTCACGGTTTTTCCTTTGCGCCCCTCGGTGACGGCGCGGTTCAGCTCGGCTTCTTTGGGCAGCGCCTGGCCCCGGTACTCGCCGCGCAGGGCGAGCAGCAGGACGTCGGCGGCCACGAAGCTGTCGCCCAGTTGCTGTGCCAGGGTATCGGCCTTGCCGAAGGCGCGGTTCAGGGCCGGATCAAGGTACAGGCTCTCGCCGCCGCCCTGCACGCGCGGCAGCTTGTTCAGCTCGGTGTCCAGCGCGCTTCGCAGGGTGCTGAGGTCCCCTCCCGCCCCGGTAATGGCGCGGGCGGCGGTGTCATTGTCGGTCAGGGTACGCAGCACATGGGGAACGGTGAGGGTCTGGTGTCCACTTTGCTGAGCGAGCTGCTGGGCCGCGTTGAGGGCGGTGGCACTTGCCTCGGTGAAGCGTTCGGGATTCAAGGGAAACCTCCGGAGAATGAGAAAGTGGGCAGTTGTGCAAACTGCCCCTATTCTGAAACTTGAGTGTGGTCATGTCAAGTTTATTGAGGTTTTAGATCGTCAGCCCGTTCGGGCCTGCGGAAATTGCCACAGGGTCCTGCCGTCCCGGTGACCAGATTCGTGCCCTTCACGGTCTACGGAGCGGTTGGCACCCCGAACAGCCCGCCTTCTTCTCTCGTCAGCACGCCGCCCACGAATTCCCCCATGCCTGAGGCGGTCACGGCCTGCCCGTTCACGGTGCCTGTGCCTGCTACCGGTCCTTCCCAGTACGCCACCGAGGTTGTCGTGCTGAGCAGTTCCTGATCATCGCGCAGGGGGGCCAGTGTCAGATTCAGCCCAGCACCACTGACCTGCCAGCCCAGGGTGTAGTCACGGCCACTGGGACTGCGCCACACCCGGCCCGGCGTCATGGTCACGTTCTCCACCGTGTGCGCCACCCCGTCGGGGCCGACCAGCGAGGCGGCCACCTGAACCACCACATTGTCCGCGTTTTTCACGCGGTACAGCATCAGGTCCGAGCCGTTCGAAAGGTGCAGGCCAAACCAGTCCCACCGGGCCGCCGCGCCGGGCTGCTGGTCGCCCCACTGGTGATCCAGCCACGCCTGTCCCGTGGCCGGGCGGGTCTCCTGGCCCACCTGAACGGTTCCGCCCACATCCAGGCGGGTGATGCTCTGGTAGTACAGGCGGCCGGTTTCAACGGTCCCCGAGTATCCGGGTGGGTGAACCACCGCGTTCCTGGCGGGGGTCAGGGTCAGGTTCAGCGGCCCGGCATTCAGCTGGAAGGGAGCGTCGGGGCCGGCGTTCTGCGTCAGCTTCCACTCGCCCTGGGAAACGCTCAGGGGAGGAAAGCCGAAGGTGGCCTTCTGATCGCCGTTCTCCACAAAATACAGCCGGTTGTTTCGCAGGTCGGTCACGGCGATGTGTGAGGCGTGGTAGGGAAGGCCCCGGTAGTTCACCTTGAACTGTGCCCAGTGAAAGGCCAGCCCGGAGTCGGGCAGCACGCCGGAGACGTACCACCACTCGGTTCCGGCGTTCCTGGCCCCCAGGTCACTCGCGGCGGGAAGCTGCGCCGGATCGAAAGCCAGCGGTGCGGGCAAACACGCGGTCAGGAATACACTGCCGCACACGAGCGCCGCTGCAAAACGCATGGGGTTCATGCCCCAACATAACCGCCCCTTCCCGGAACAACCTCAAGATTTGCTCCAGACGCGGCATCTGCTTCAGCCTCGGGAGAGCCCCAAGCGGCGGGGGCCGGAGCACCGCGCCCCGGCCCCCGCCGCCTGATGCTTCTGGCCGCGCTATTCGTCGCCCAGATACGCCTTGCGCACGCTCTCGTCCTTGGCGATGTCGCTGGCCTTGCCGCTGAGCTTCATCTCGCCGGTCTGCAGCACGTAGGCGCGGTGAGCAATTGCCAGGGCCATGTTCGCGTTCTGCTCGACGAGCAACACGGTGGTGTTGTGTTCGCGGTTGAGCTTCTGGATGATGTCGAAGATGGCCTCCACGAACAGCGGCGAGAGCCCCATGCTCGGCTCGTCCAGCAGCAGCAGCTTGGGATTGACCATCAGGGCGCGGGCAATCGCGAGCATCTGCTGTTCGCCGCCCGACATGGTGCCGCCCAGCTGGTTCTCGCGCTCCCGCAGGCGCGGGAAGTAGTCAAAACCTTCCTGCACGCGCTCCTCGATCAGCCGGCGGTCGGTAATGGTGTACGCTCCGACCTCCAGATTCTCGCGGACGGTGAGCTGCGGGAAGATGCGCCGCCCCTCGGGCACGTGGCTCATGCCCATCTGCATGGTCTGGTGCGGGGGTTTGCCGGCGATGTCCTGACCCTGGTAGGTCAGGGTGCCGGTGCGGGGCTTCATCATGCCGCTGATGGTCCGCAGGGTGGTGGTCTTGCCCGCCCCGTTGCCGCCGATCAGGGCCACGATCTCGCCCTCGCCGACCGTCATGCTGATGCCCTTGAGGGCGTGGATGTGGTCGTAATAGGAATGTATTTCGTTCAGTTCCAGCACAGTGGCGTGGGTGCCGGTGTCCGTGCGGGTGGCCGTAGACGTGGAATGGACATCAGACATGGGGACGCTCCTCCTTGCCGTATTCCCCGGCGGCGGCCCCGCGGCCCAGGTACGCTTCCATCACGGCGGGGTCGTTGCGCACCTGGTGCGGCAGGCCCTCGCTGATCTTGGTGCCGTAGTCCAGCACCGTGATGTACTCGCTGAGGGTCATGACCAGCCGCATGTCGTGCTCGATCAGGCAGATGGTCACGCCCAGCTCGTCGCGGATGCGGCGGATCAGGGCCTTGAGGTCCTCGGTCTCGCGCGGGTTCATGCCGGCGGCGGGCTCGTCCAGCAGGATCAGTTTGGGGGTGGTGGCCAGGGCGCGGGCGATTTCCAGCTTGCGCTGGTCGCCGTAGGGCAGATTCGTGGCGATCTCGTTGCGCCACTGGCTCAGGCCCACGAAGTCCAGCATGATGCGCGCGGCTTCCCGGGCCTCGTGTTCGGATTCATGAAAGCGGCGGGTGTGCAGCACGGCGTCCACAAAGGTGCTCTTCAGACGGGCATTGCGGCCCACCATGATGTTCTCCTCGCTGGTCATCGAGGAAAACAGCCGGATGTTCTGGAAGGTGCGGGCAATGCCGGCCTCGGTGACCTGATCCGGGCGCAGGCCCACGAGGTTGCGCCCGGCCAGCCGGATGCTGCCGCGGGTGGGCGCGTAGATGCCGGTGATCATGTTGAAGAAGGTGGTCTTGCCCGCTCCGTTGGGGCCGATCACACTGACGATGCTGCGCTCGGGAACGTTCATGGTGACTTCGTTCACGGCGGTCAGACCGCCGAATTCCTTGGTCAGCCCCTGCACTTCCAGAATGTTGGCGGTGCTGCTGGGGGCGCTGCTGGCAGGCCGGGTCATTTGCTTCCTCCGGGTCGGTCGTTTTCTTTGATGGTGGCCATTCCGGCGCTGTACACATCGCCCCCGGCGTTCAGGCCGCTGGCATTGCCCTCGCCACTCTCGTCTTCCTGATCGTGTTCGGAATGCAGTTCACGGGTGCGGCGCTTGTTGGGCAGCAGGCCCTCGGGGCGCAGCAACATCATGGCCACCAGAATGGAGCCGAAGATCAACCGTTGCAGCTGCCCGGGGTTGGCCTGCTGGGGAATCCACGGCACGTTGGCGCTGGCCTCGCCCAGACCCGGCAGAATCCGCAGATTCAGTAGTGTCACCACCGCCGCGCCCAGAATCACGCCGCTGAACGACCCCATGCCGCCCAGAATCACCATGCTCAGCACGCCGATGCTTTGCAGCAGGTTGAAGCTCTCGGGGCTGATGAAGGTCTGCTTGGCCGCAAAGATCATGCCCATCACGCCCGCAAAGCTCGCGCCGGTGGCAAAGGCGATCAGCTTGGTCTGCATCAGTGGCACGCCCATGGCCTGCGCAGCGATCTCGTCGTCACGGATGGCAATCCACGCCCGCCCGATGCGGCTGCGGTCGAGGCGCACGTTCACGAGCAGGATCACGGCGATCACGATCAGGACCAGCGCATAGAGAAACAACAGGTAGAACTGATCCTGCCGGAAGCCCAGCGCTGCGGCAAAGGAGTTAAACCACGGCACAGACGCGCTGCCGATGGGCGTGATGCCCTGGGACCCCGCCGTGTACAGGCTGAGGTTGTTGGCCAGCACGCGGATCACTTCCCCCAGTCCCAGCGTGATGATGGCGAGGTAGTCGCCCTTAAGCTTCAGCACCGGCAGACCGATCAGCACACCCACCAGGGCCGCGGTCATGATGCTCAGGGCCAGGAACAGCCAGAAGAAGCTGGGATCGATTCCACCGGCCACCGCCGCCGCGGACCCCGAGGCCAGCACCAGAAGCGAGCGGCCGACCAGAACGATGCCGGCAACCAGCCCGAAGCCGGCGAGCCCGAAGCTCCAGGTGCTCAGGCGGGTCGTGGCCAGGCGGGCGTGCAGGCCCCGGATGTACAGCATGCTGCCGGCCGTCACGGCCACCAGCACCAGGCCGATGGCCAGGGTCCCCGCTCCGGTCGCTCCGGCGTTTTCACCGTAGTAGCGCAGAATCTCTCCGAAGCGCGGGCTGGCAAAGATGCTCCAGGTGTATGCCCCCACTGCGAAGAAGGCCACATAGCCCAGGTCCAGCAGGCCTGCGAGACCCACCACGATGTTCAGTCCCAGGGCCAGCGCGGCGAAGATCATGATCTGGATGCTCAGGTCGAGCAGGCTGGAGTCGGCCCGGCCGGCCAGCGGCAGCACGAAGAGCAGGCTGCCCACCCCCACAATCAGCTTGGCCCAGTTTGCCGCCTTCCACATGTAGGCGAACAGTACGTTGGCCAGGAACAGCGACACCACCAGCGCCTCGACGATGGGATTGAGCAGCAGCGTGCCCAGGCTGCCCATGTTGCCCAGCACCGCACGGTTGTGCGAGACCAGCAGCAGACCGCTGGTGATGATGAAGACCAGCAGCAGCAGCACGGTGCGGTCGGGGCGGACCACCGGGCGGCGCGGCGCCGGTCCCGCAGGATTCACGGCCGTCATACCTTCTCCACGTTGCTCTTGCCGAGCAGGCCGGTGGGTTTGAAGATCAGGATCAGTACGAGCACGAGGAAGGCGCCGATGCGCTGGTAGCTGGCGTCAATGGTGCCCAGGTTGGCGCTGCCCATCAGGTTGCCGAAGATGTTCATCACGCCGATCAGGTTCTGGATCACGCCCAGCAGCAGTCCGCCCAGCACGGCGCCGGGAATACTGCCGATGCCGCCCAGCACGGCCGCCGTGAAGGCGATGATGCCGGGATCAAAGCCGCTGTAGGCGTTGACCGTACCGAACTTCATCCCGAACAGCACGCCGCTGATGCCGCCCAGCGCTCCGCCGATCAGGAAGGTCGCGCTGATCATCAGGTTCGAGTCGATGCCCATCAGACCGGCCGTCACGCGGTCCTGCGCCACGGCGCGGATGGCCTTGCCCAGCCGCGTGCGGTTGACCACGTAGTTCAGCGCCGTCAGGCTGACCAGCGCCACGACCACCAGAATCACGTCCTTGAGCTGAACGTCCACGCCGATGGTCCGCAGGAAGTTGCCCAGCGGCGCGCAGCTGCTGCCCTCGGCGGCGCAGAACTTGTCGCTGAAGCCCGCAGGCAGCGTGTACGTCAGGTCGAAGCGGCCCTGCAGGCCCTCGATGACCCGCAGGACGTCTTGCAGGATCAGCGAGACGCCGATGGCCGTGATCAGCGGCACCAGCCGCGGCGCGTTGCGCAGGGGCCGGTAGGCCAGCCGCTCGATCAGCACGTTGAGCAGGCCCGAGACGATCATGGCGGCGACCAGGGCAAGCAGCAGCTTGAGGTATCCGTTGAGCTCCGAGTTCTGCAGGACCCGGAACACCTCAAAGCCCACCACCGCCCCGGTGATGAAGACTTCCGAGTGCGCGAAGTTGATCAGCTGCAGCACGCCGTACACCATGGTGTAGCCCAGCGCGATGATGGCGTACACAAAACCCAGCACGAGACCGCCGACGATCACGTTCACGATAAACGGCAACAGGGTGGCAAGATCCAAAGCAACCAGCTCCTTTCAAAAAACCCGACCCGTTGAGGTGCCGGTGCGGTACGGCCCCGCCGATGCGTGATCAACTCATCGCTCCGAACTCATCGCTGCGGGGCCGTGGACGATGGGGCGAAATGTGAAAAACCACCCCAGTTTACGCCCGGAAAGCGGGGGGATGACAGACCCGTCCTGTGGACACGGCGCGTTCCTAACAGAAGGGGGCCGAGCACGCGGCCCGGCCCCACGACACTGCGGGGAAAACGCTCAGTTCTTGGGGGGCTTGACCGGCAGGCTGGTTTCCAGCACGAATTCGCCGTTCTTGACGTTCATCACGTACAGCGTGGCGGCCTTGCGGTCCCCGACGCTGTTGAAGCTGACCTCACCCGACAGCAGGCCCTTGAAGGTGCCCTTGCGGATGGCGTCCTGAACCTGCTTGCGGCTGGGCGCCTTGTTGTTGTTGGCGCGCGCGGCGTCCAGGATGCCCTGCAGCGTGACCTTGGCAGCGTCGTAGCCGAATGCACCGAAGCCCTGGGGAGCCAGGTTGAAGGACTTCTGGAAGTTGGCGGCGAACACCTTGGCGGCCGGCAGGGCTTCCAGCGGAGCGGCCACGGTGGTGAAGTAGATGTTGTTGGCGCCGGCCTTGCCCACGATCACCGGCAGCTCGCTGCTGTCCAGACCGTCGCCGCCGACCACAGGTGTGGTGATGCCCGCGCCGCGCAGCTGCTTGATGAACACGCCGATCTGGTTGTAGATGCCGCCGAAGTAGATCGCGTCGGGGCGGGTCAGCTTGATCTTGGCGATGATGCTGGAAAAGTCGCTCTTTTCCTCGGTGCCCTCGCTGCCCACGATGGAGACGCCCTTGGCCTTCAGCGCCTTCTCGACCTCGCCGGCCAGACCTTCGCCGTAGGCGGTCTTGTCGTTCAGGACGTAGGCCTTCTTGGCCTTGAGGTTGCCGGCAATGAAGTTCGCGCCCGCCGGACCCTGCGAGTCGTCACGGGCCACGATGCGGTTCATGTTCGCGAGGCCGCGGTCGGTCACCTGGTTGGCGGTGTTGGCGGGGCTGACCATCGCCAGGTTGCTGGGGGCCAGAGCGGCGCTGGCGGGAATGGCCACGCCGCTGTTCAGGGTGCCCACGACCGCGAGAATCTGGTTGTCGGCGGCGATCTTGCGGGCGGCGGCGGTGCCGGTGGCCGGGTCGGCCTGATCGTCGTAGGGAATCAGCTTCAGGTCAAAGCCCAGCTTCTTGAACTGCGGAGCGTACTCGTTAACGGCGAGCTGCGCGCCGTTGCGGATCTGGGTGCCCAGGTTGCTCTGGCCACCCGACAGCGGGCTGATGCTGGCAATCTTGATGGTCGTCTGGGCGCTGGCCGTACCGAGGGCCAGTGCGGCAAGAACAGAGAGGCTGAGTGCGGTTTTCTTCATATGTCCTCCAGATATAGATGCTCCGCAGGCCCTTGAAAGCCTGCGACGCTGTGGTTGCGATGGCTAGATTCTAGAGATGAGTTTATGTGAAGTCAATGCGTCACTCATCTGTGATTTGGAATAGATTCCCTCGGAGAGGGGCTTTCAACAAAAATAATTGCGCCGAACAGGTTTATTTGGGCAACAATTGTTCGGTGGAGTCGCCCAAGACCTTTCTGCGCCTCCTGTCTTAATGTCGGAGGGGAGTGGGTGGGGCAGGTTGCCGGTGTGGCGGGCGCCCGCGTTGCCCCCGTCTCAGATCAGGTCCAGATAGCGCTCGAGTTCCCAGGCATGGACGGCGGCGCTGTACTCACGCCACTCGGCGCGTTTGGCGGCCATGAAATGATCCATGACGTGTTCGCCCAGCGCCTGCCGGAGCACATCGTCCTTGCCCAGCTCGTCAATGGCCTCGCGCAGGTCGGTGGGCAGTTCCTTGACGCGGTGGTGGCGTTTTTCGCGCACGGTCATCTTGAAGATGTTGCGGGCGATGGCGGGCGGGGGTTCCAGTCCACGCTCGATACCGTCCAGCCCGGCAGCGAGCATGGTGGCCAGGGCCAGGTAGGGGTTGCAGCTCGGATCGGGCATGCGCAACTCGGCGCGCGTGGAATTGCCGCGTTTGGCCGGAATGCGGATCAGGGCGCTGCGGTTGCTGGTGCTCCAGGCGATGTTCACCGGGGCTTCAAAGCCGGGCACCAGGCGCTTGTAGCTGTTCACCAGCGGATTGGTGATGGCGGCCATGCCCTCGGCGTGGTCCAGCAGACCGGCGATGAAGCCCTCGGCGGTTTTCGAGAGGCCGTATTCGCCGTCCGGGTCGGCAAAGGCGTTCTGACCACCCTTGAACAGGCTGAGGTGACAGTGCATTCCGCTGCCGTTGACGCCCGGAATGGGCTTGGGAAGAAAGCTGGCGAGCAGCCCGTATTCCAGCGCCACCCGCTTGACCACGAACTTGAAGGTGGCAATGCGGTCTGCCGTTTCCAGGGCCGGGGCGTAGCGGAAGTCAATCTCGTGCTGGCCGGGAGCCACCTCGTGGTGGGCGGCCTCGATCTCGAAGCCCATCTCGACGAGCTTGTTGGCAATCTCGCGCCGGATGCGTTCGCCCTTGTCGATGGGAGCAAGATCGAAATAGCCGGCCTTGTCGTGGGTAACGGTGCTGCCCAGGCCGGCGGGGGTGCGCTCGAACAGGAAGAATTCCGGTTCGGTGCCCACGAACATTTCAAAGCCGAGCGCGCGTGCGCGGTCCACCTGGCGCTGCAACACCAGACGAGGATCACCCTCGAACGGTGTGCCGTCGGGCAGCGTCACGTCACAGATCAGCCGCGCCACCGCGCCGCGCTCGCCCTCCTCACGGGAAAACGGCGGGTAGATCAGGAAGGTGCCCAGATCCGGGCGCAGCAGCATGTCGGATTCCTCCACCCGCGTGAAGCCCTCCACGGCGCTGCCGTCAAAGGTCACGTCGCCGTTCAGGGCCTTCTCGAACTGCGACCGGGGCACTTCCACATTCTTGGTGGTGCCCAGGATATCGGTGAACTGAAGGCGCAGGAATTTAACTTCCGCCGCGTGCAGACGCGCGAGAATCTCGGTGGAATCAGGGATGGGTGGGGCAGGCGTCATAGGGGGGTACCTCCGGCACAGATGGCTGGTTCACAGAATACCGACGGGGACCTGATGGACCCGGGCCGTCCCGACGGATACAGGGGCGGAGATGGAAACGCCCCAGACCGCCTGGGGTTGCCGGTGATCAGGGACTCCGCGGCTGTGCAATTTGTTTATCAGATTCTGAGCCACCGCAGCCCATAGCACTGACAGATTGCAGAATTAAGCAAATATCTCGGGCAATCTGGCCTTTCCATAAGCGACTTGTTCAGAGAAGTGCGTTGACCCGTGCCGGCACCCCCCCTATACTCGCCCGTGATGACAGGCGCGCGGTGGAACAGGAAAGGCCGGGATGCGACCAGGCCTCCTGTCCGCCGCGCGGCAGCCTGCACCAAGGGGAGCGACATGAACCAGGACTTCGATGTGAACTCGGCGGCCCGCAACTGGCGTGTGGAAGCCACGCCGCAGCCCACCCCCAGCCAGCTGGTGAACGAGCAGTTTGCCCGCGATG encodes the following:
- a CDS encoding lipocalin family protein — translated: MNPMRFAAALVCGSVFLTACLPAPLAFDPAQLPAASDLGARNAGTEWWYVSGVLPDSGLAFHWAQFKVNYRGLPYHASHIAVTDLRNNRLYFVENGDQKATFGFPPLSVSQGEWKLTQNAGPDAPFQLNAGPLNLTLTPARNAVVHPPGYSGTVETGRLYYQSITRLDVGGTVQVGQETRPATGQAWLDHQWGDQQPGAAARWDWFGLHLSNGSDLMLYRVKNADNVVVQVAASLVGPDGVAHTVENVTMTPGRVWRSPSGRDYTLGWQVSGAGLNLTLAPLRDDQELLSTTTSVAYWEGPVAGTGTVNGQAVTASGMGEFVGGVLTREEGGLFGVPTAP
- a CDS encoding ABC transporter ATP-binding protein, translating into MSDVHSTSTATRTDTGTHATVLELNEIHSYYDHIHALKGISMTVGEGEIVALIGGNGAGKTTTLRTISGMMKPRTGTLTYQGQDIAGKPPHQTMQMGMSHVPEGRRIFPQLTVRENLEVGAYTITDRRLIEERVQEGFDYFPRLRERENQLGGTMSGGEQQMLAIARALMVNPKLLLLDEPSMGLSPLFVEAIFDIIQKLNREHNTTVLLVEQNANMALAIAHRAYVLQTGEMKLSGKASDIAKDESVRKAYLGDE
- a CDS encoding ABC transporter ATP-binding protein, producing the protein MTRPASSAPSSTANILEVQGLTKEFGGLTAVNEVTMNVPERSIVSVIGPNGAGKTTFFNMITGIYAPTRGSIRLAGRNLVGLRPDQVTEAGIARTFQNIRLFSSMTSEENIMVGRNARLKSTFVDAVLHTRRFHESEHEAREAARIMLDFVGLSQWRNEIATNLPYGDQRKLEIARALATTPKLILLDEPAAGMNPRETEDLKALIRRIRDELGVTICLIEHDMRLVMTLSEYITVLDYGTKISEGLPHQVRNDPAVMEAYLGRGAAAGEYGKEERPHV
- a CDS encoding ABC transporter permease subunit, producing MTAVNPAGPAPRRPVVRPDRTVLLLLVFIITSGLLLVSHNRAVLGNMGSLGTLLLNPIVEALVVSLFLANVLFAYMWKAANWAKLIVGVGSLLFVLPLAGRADSSLLDLSIQIMIFAALALGLNIVVGLAGLLDLGYVAFFAVGAYTWSIFASPRFGEILRYYGENAGATGAGTLAIGLVLVAVTAGSMLYIRGLHARLATTRLSTWSFGLAGFGLVAGIVLVGRSLLVLASGSAAAVAGGIDPSFFWLFLALSIMTAALVGVLIGLPVLKLKGDYLAIITLGLGEVIRVLANNLSLYTAGSQGITPIGSASVPWFNSFAAALGFRQDQFYLLFLYALVLIVIAVILLVNVRLDRSRIGRAWIAIRDDEIAAQAMGVPLMQTKLIAFATGASFAGVMGMIFAAKQTFISPESFNLLQSIGVLSMVILGGMGSFSGVILGAAVVTLLNLRILPGLGEASANVPWIPQQANPGQLQRLIFGSILVAMMLLRPEGLLPNKRRTRELHSEHDQEDESGEGNASGLNAGGDVYSAGMATIKENDRPGGSK
- a CDS encoding branched-chain amino acid ABC transporter permease; this translates as MDLATLLPFIVNVIVGGLVLGFVYAIIALGYTMVYGVLQLINFAHSEVFITGAVVGFEVFRVLQNSELNGYLKLLLALVAAMIVSGLLNVLIERLAYRPLRNAPRLVPLITAIGVSLILQDVLRVIEGLQGRFDLTYTLPAGFSDKFCAAEGSSCAPLGNFLRTIGVDVQLKDVILVVVALVSLTALNYVVNRTRLGKAIRAVAQDRVTAGLMGIDSNLMISATFLIGGALGGISGVLFGMKFGTVNAYSGFDPGIIAFTAAVLGGIGSIPGAVLGGLLLGVIQNLIGVMNIFGNLMGSANLGTIDASYQRIGAFLVLVLILIFKPTGLLGKSNVEKV
- a CDS encoding branched-chain amino acid ABC transporter substrate-binding protein, with product MKKTALSLSVLAALALGTASAQTTIKIASISPLSGGQSNLGTQIRNGAQLAVNEYAPQFKKLGFDLKLIPYDDQADPATGTAAARKIAADNQILAVVGTLNSGVAIPASAALAPSNLAMVSPANTANQVTDRGLANMNRIVARDDSQGPAGANFIAGNLKAKKAYVLNDKTAYGEGLAGEVEKALKAKGVSIVGSEGTEEKSDFSSIIAKIKLTRPDAIYFGGIYNQIGVFIKQLRGAGITTPVVGGDGLDSSELPVIVGKAGANNIYFTTVAAPLEALPAAKVFAANFQKSFNLAPQGFGAFGYDAAKVTLQGILDAARANNNKAPSRKQVQDAIRKGTFKGLLSGEVSFNSVGDRKAATLYVMNVKNGEFVLETSLPVKPPKN
- the glnA gene encoding type I glutamate--ammonia ligase, with the translated sequence MTPAPPIPDSTEILARLHAAEVKFLRLQFTDILGTTKNVEVPRSQFEKALNGDVTFDGSAVEGFTRVEESDMLLRPDLGTFLIYPPFSREEGERGAVARLICDVTLPDGTPFEGDPRLVLQRQVDRARALGFEMFVGTEPEFFLFERTPAGLGSTVTHDKAGYFDLAPIDKGERIRREIANKLVEMGFEIEAAHHEVAPGQHEIDFRYAPALETADRIATFKFVVKRVALEYGLLASFLPKPIPGVNGSGMHCHLSLFKGGQNAFADPDGEYGLSKTAEGFIAGLLDHAEGMAAITNPLVNSYKRLVPGFEAPVNIAWSTSNRSALIRIPAKRGNSTRAELRMPDPSCNPYLALATMLAAGLDGIERGLEPPPAIARNIFKMTVREKRHHRVKELPTDLREAIDELGKDDVLRQALGEHVMDHFMAAKRAEWREYSAAVHAWELERYLDLI